The Candidatus Omnitrophota bacterium genome has a segment encoding these proteins:
- a CDS encoding lysylphosphatidylglycerol synthase transmembrane domain-containing protein — protein sequence MNIRKKLLAVIAAAALLYLAGCLWTGWDLILQSFKQFRWSVLPFCLALAFLNYIVRFCKWHYYLRLLNIPLRPAASFQVFLSGLTMSATPGKFGEVFKSYLVKQINGTAVSKSAPIVLAERFTDFIALLLMSLMGAAMLPNGGAVFGLCAVIVAAILIAVSWKAAAEKLIVLSRSLPLIGGHSEKLRVSYESIYLLVSPKPLLLTTAISVASWFCECVAFYLVLWGFDAPIPIVPATFIYAFATILGALLMTPGGVGPTEGALGGLLVLLQSVPKGIAASATVIIRLCTLWFAVAVGLTVLGLCSKTFVSLPDDGGFENTIGKERVKS from the coding sequence ATGAACATCCGAAAAAAACTCCTCGCCGTCATTGCCGCCGCCGCCCTTCTCTATCTCGCGGGCTGTCTTTGGACCGGCTGGGACCTCATATTGCAATCGTTCAAGCAATTCCGTTGGAGCGTCTTGCCCTTCTGTTTGGCTCTGGCGTTCCTCAACTATATCGTTCGCTTTTGCAAGTGGCATTATTATCTTCGCCTTTTGAATATCCCATTGCGCCCCGCCGCTTCGTTTCAAGTTTTTTTGTCGGGACTGACGATGTCGGCCACGCCGGGCAAATTCGGCGAAGTGTTCAAATCCTATCTCGTCAAACAGATTAACGGGACGGCGGTCAGCAAATCGGCGCCCATCGTGCTCGCCGAACGTTTTACGGATTTCATCGCCTTGCTCCTCATGAGCCTTATGGGCGCGGCGATGCTGCCCAACGGCGGCGCCGTCTTCGGCCTCTGCGCCGTCATCGTCGCCGCCATCCTGATCGCCGTCAGTTGGAAAGCGGCGGCGGAAAAATTAATTGTTCTAAGCCGTTCGCTGCCCCTGATCGGCGGACATTCTGAAAAGCTGCGCGTCTCCTACGAGAGCATATATCTCCTCGTTTCTCCCAAACCCTTGCTCTTGACTACGGCGATCAGCGTCGCATCCTGGTTCTGCGAATGCGTCGCCTTCTATCTCGTTCTTTGGGGATTCGACGCGCCTATACCCATCGTTCCCGCAACGTTCATTTACGCTTTCGCCACGATACTAGGCGCGCTGCTGATGACGCCAGGCGGCGTTGGACCGACGGAAGGCGCCTTGGGCGGCTTGCTCGTCCTGCTGCAATCCGTTCCCAAGGGGATCGCCGCTTCAGCGACGGTCATCATCCGCCTTTGCACGCTCTGGTTCGCCGTCGCCGTAGGATTGACGGTCTTGGGACTCTGCTCGAAAACCTTCGTCTCCCTTCCCGATGACGGAGGATTTGAAAATACGATCGGAAAAGAAAGGGTAAAATCATGA